CGTTCCGCGTTCCAGTTCGATGGAAGCCACCACGCACCCGGACAGGGGCAAGCAGTCCTCGCGGAGCTCCGTGGGAAAGGACGAGgcaggagaagaaagagagattaAATTCTCTCTGAGCCTCACACCGGAGGCCATTCTCGTTATTCAAAAGCGCAGTTTAGAAAAACAGATACTAGCCAAACAGCAGAAGGGTTGTGCTTCCGTAGACTTTCGACACAGGCGAGTCTTTCCATCCAAACGGACTCAAAGTGGTTCCAAAAGCTCTACCATCCCCGTCGCCAATCTGCAACACGCAAAGGACATTACATCCATAGTAAAAATCTCTTTACTAAATGATCAATATAAATACGATGACGTGGAATACGAAGAAGAAGATGGAAATGTGGATGAGACGGTGGTGAGGAAATGCAAAGAATGGCTGAAAGGAGTTGAAAGCGCCTCTGCTTTTGTAAAAGTGGACAAACGATCTGCCCTTCCGCACCTAAAAAGCTGTTGACTACCGCTTGTGATATTATAGGACTTTAATATGATGTGATATGGCAAGCTATGAACATTACACATTGTAGCCTACACAAAGGACATGGATCATTTGTAGCCTGTCCACTGACACTGCTCACCATTACGCACGGCGAACACTTTCCACACCGATGGGAATGTTGTTTTTACTAGTCTATGTCTAATGTCAGAATTGAATAGCCTTTTAATGTTGACACTGGCAGAATCCTGTGTTCTCTTCTTTTGCacgtgtttttttatttattgagtCGGTTTTATTCGTTGGTTGGGTGGTTAGGGGATCTGACGGAATGGAATGAGGTGCCTGTATGAGCGGCCTGCGATCCATGGACCCTGTTCCTTTGTGTCCAAGAACAATAGCTGTCAACTACGACGACAGGGTTACTTTGTGCATTTTCTTTTGGGGAATAAATGACCGTTTTTTTTTTACCCTCTCAGAAGAGgcaaatgttatttttttgttgttgcattgtctgGAAAAGTAaagtaaaacatgttttaaaaggTGGATCAGAT
The nucleotide sequence above comes from Salvelinus namaycush isolate Seneca chromosome 35, SaNama_1.0, whole genome shotgun sequence. Encoded proteins:
- the prr18 gene encoding proline-rich protein 18, with amino-acid sequence MPFPPINLQRISSPGSELFKKKKQLEEKDSEKEKMSKSWTTANLRNLGRKPQQQKCKLPIQETARSSLDLLTLPKQSQDSCKSVPRSSSMEATTHPDRGKQSSRSSVGKDEAGEEREIKFSLSLTPEAILVIQKRSLEKQILAKQQKGCASVDFRHRRVFPSKRTQSGSKSSTIPVANLQHAKDITSIVKISLLNDQYKYDDVEYEEEDGNVDETVVRKCKEWLKGVESASAFVKVDKRSALPHLKSC